In Helianthus annuus cultivar XRQ/B chromosome 3, HanXRQr2.0-SUNRISE, whole genome shotgun sequence, a single window of DNA contains:
- the LOC110931093 gene encoding uncharacterized protein LOC110931093: protein MNPSKVEQDMFHHHLDPIPQSHPLILDLHHRHDPLQPPPSSDFSLPDFVLFRDEDDDDSLSHTSSDADAAPPSTTTNNNEAVSLQKINPRFQFINPEPHISSQFYTFNTESHTLMIRCILDRRMASPEEIRAATPPPVLSSWRSVWKDRNEDTAYLTAWKRIQDKLTVHVDENGNEFLCFKNNSNNQFVSHVSQWQDIVMRFHGDADLKHLGLKDTIDRIKQVWTVGAKFYGIPESYIRVCVAACPICNDSGGGRGKRRRRFEYTESFDVPAKEVPNKLQQLAAKHKVVLCIRQKYIRYKPFMAEVKDYACHRAGEPTSSKKSKILKREPYASKRCGCGFRIRAIVPISNYNEKDKTFVYQEEGMAVFKLYAVHTGHKPGPSDGNARIMHRVVGLKGGFLMDDDMIYDEADHDSFSFMGKDDGDVQCSVLQQQVKELRHEIGLLEGKVTKIPHELLGSVSQDLFDLLNKVRSIGEYGSKSEGFSSDKLQSDDVLVGENDLADWSRHQRIYEDGKDAELIEDDDDSFGRTIGDVASWDQIRSDCRNEKDLLGETNKPEKWLKCSDFDEKTIVGCGDSKLIKPIETDSLVSLQVDNFYPENPKWYDSPPGLDPGTNCDCSGFSHGEIV, encoded by the coding sequence ATGAATCCAAGCAAAGTCGAACAAGATATGTTCCACCACCATCTCGATCCCATCCCTCAATCTCACCCCTTGATTCTAGATCTCCACCACCGTCACGATCCACTTCAACCACCGCCCTCCTCGGACTTCTCTCTACCGGATTTCGTCCTCTTCCGCGACGAAGACGACGACGACTCCCTCAGCCACACCTCCTCCGACGCCGACGCCGCTCCACCCTCAACCACCACCAACAACAACGAAGCAGTTTCATTGCAAAAAATAAACCCTAGGTTTCAATTCATCAACCCTGAGCCTCACATATCCTCTCAGTTCTACACATTCAACACCGAATCACACACCTTGATGATCCGATGCATTCTCGACCGCCGTATGGCGTCGCCGGAGGAGATCAGGGCGGCGACGCCGCCACCAGTTCTGTCCAGCTGGCGGTCCGTGTGGAAAGACCGGAATGAAGACACGGCGTATTTGACGGCGTGGAAACGGATTCAGGATAAGTTAACGGTCCACGTGGATGAAAACGGTAACGAGTTTTTATGTTTTAAGAACAATTCGAATAATCAATTTGTGTCACATGTTAGTCAGTGGCAAGATATTGTTATGAGGTTTCATGGAGATGCTGATTTGAAACATTTAGGGTTGAAAGATACCATTGATAGAATTAAGCAAGTCTGGACTGTAGGTGCTAAGTTTTATGGCATACCTGAGTCTTATATTAGGGTTTGTGTAGCAGCGTGTCCGATTTGTAACGATTCCGGGGGTGGGCGGGGGAAACGGAGGAGGAGGTTCGAGTATACGGAGTCCTTTGATGTTCCCGCGAAAGAGGTGCCGAACAAGCTGCAGCAGTTGGCTGCCAAACATAAGGTTGTCTTGTGTATAAGGCAGAAGTATATTAGGTATAAACCGTTTATGGCTGAGGTTAAGGATTACGCGTGTCATAGAGCTGGGGAACCGACTTCGTCAAAGAAGTCCAAGATTTTGAAGAGAGAACCGTATGCGTCTAAACGGTGCGGCTGTGGGTTTCGGATAAGAGCGATTGTGCCGATTTCGAATTATAATGAGAAAGATAAGACGTTTGTTTATCAGGAAGAAGGGATGGCTGTGTTTAAGCTGTATGCGGTGCATACGGGGCATAAGCCCGGGCCGTCGGATGGGAATGCGAGGATTATGCATAGGGTTGTTGGGCTTAAAGGCGGGTTTTTGATGGATGACGATATGATTTATGATGAAGCGGATCATGACAGTTTTTCGTTTATGGGGAAGGATGACGGGGATGTGCAATGTTCTGTGTTGCAGCAGCAAGTGAAGGAATTGAGACATGAAATCGGGCTGCTTGAAGGGAAGGTTACGAAAATCCCACATGAGTTACTGGGTTCGGTATCTCAAGATCTGTTTGATCTTTTGAATAAAGTTAGAAGCATAGGCGAGTATGGATCAAAATCAGAGGGGTTTTCATCTGATAAGTTGCAGTCAGATGATGTTTTGGTGGGTGAGAATGATTTAGCAGATTGGAGCCGTCATCAAAGGATTTACGAGGACGGTAAAGATGCAGAATTGATCGAAGACGATGATGACAGTTTTGGGCGAACGATCGGCGATGTTGCTTCATGGGACCAAATCAGATCAGATTGCAGGAACGAAAAGGATCTGTTAGGGGAAACGAATAAACCCGAGAAATGGCTAAAATGTAGTGATTTTGATGAAAAAACTATAGTTGGTTGTGGGGATTCCAAACTAATAAAGCCTATAGAGACAGACAGCCTTGTTAGTTTGCAGGTTGACAATTTCTACCCTGAGAATCCGAAATGGTACGACTCTCCTCCTGGTTTGGACCCTGGAACGAATTGCGATTGCAGTGGATTCAGCCATGGTGAAATTGTGTAG